DNA sequence from the Gordonia polyisoprenivorans genome:
CTACCAAGTGGACCAGTCGAGCGCGGAGAAATCCGACACCGCGTCGCCGCGCTGATAAGGGCACCCCGATCGGGCGGGCGCCGATCAGGGGTTCGGCGAGTGGCGCTCGAGTAACCGGTCGATGAAGGCGACCTGCGCCGGATTGAGCTTGCGGCGTGCGTCGTCGGGAGAAAACCATTCCGCACGGTCGATCTCCGGGAAGGCATGGGTCTTCCCGGACCGTGGCGGCCACGGCATCTCGAAGGTATTGCTGGTGACGACGGAGACGTCGAGGTCACCGTCGATCCCGAAGGCGACGACTCGTTTACCGCTCTTGAGCCGCACCTCACCGAGCTCGATGACCTCACCGTCGGGTGCCGTCTGACCGATCTCCTCGGCGAATTCGCGGCGGGCGGCGACGAGGAGTTCCTCACCGTCCTCGACGAGTCCCTTCGGGATCGACCACGCTCCGTCGTCCTTGCGCGCCCACAGCGGTCCACCCGGATGCGCGAGCAGGACCTCGACGCCGAGTGCCGTGTTCCGATGAATCAGTAACCCGGCACTGAGCTGGGGAATCCGTGCTGCCACATCGATATATTCTGCCGGAAACACCGTCGACACACGATCGCGTCAAATCAGAAATCTCGGGCTCGTAGACAGTGACCATGACGGTTCTCGACACCATCAAGCGCGGCCGTGACGCCGACCATCCGGTCGACGACATCCCGCCGCTGACCAAACTCTTCCCGCTCGGACTGCAACACGTCATGGCGATGTACGCCGGTGCCGTGGCGGTGCCGCTCATCGTCGGTGGCGCAATGGTCGGCGCCGGTCAGATGCGTTCCGACGAGATCGTCCACCTGATCACCGCCGACCTGTTCGTCGCCGGCATCGCCACGTTGCTCCAGGCAGTCGGGTTCTGGCGGTTCGGGGTGCGCCTGCCCCTGATGCAGGGCGTCACATTTGCCGCGGTCGGGCCGATGATCACCATCGGGCTCAACCACGGCATCACCGCGATCTACGGTTCGGTGATCGCCTGCGGCGTGTTCATGATCCTGGTGGCGCCGATCGTCGGTCGGCTGATCAGGTTCTTTCCACCACTGGTCACCGGCACGATCATTCTCATCATCGGGGTGTCGCTGATGAGCGTGGCCGCCGGATGGTTCGGCGGCGGCACCAACAAGGGCGAGGATTTCGGCGCACCCAAATCGATCGCCTTCGGATTCGGCACCCTGCTGTTGATCATTTTGCTCGAGCGGTTCGCGCCGGCGGCGATCAAGCGGGTCTCGGTGCTCGTGGGACTCGTCCTCGGCACCCTGATCTCGATCCCCTTCGGCATGACCGATTGGAGCGGCGTCGGGCAGAGTTCCTGGATCGCTGTACCGCAGCCGTTCTATTTCGGTGTGCCGAGCTTCGACGTCAGCTCCATCATCGCGATGATCATCGTCGCCCTGGTGATCATGACCGAGACCACCGGCGACATCGTGGCCGTCGGCGAGATCGTCGACAAGAAGATCACACCGCGCAAGCTCGCCGACGGCATGCGGGCCGACGGTGTGGGCACCGTCCTGGGCGGGATCTTCAACACCTTCCCCTACACCGCATTCGCGCAGAACGTCGGCCTGGTGGCGATCACGGGCGTCAAGACCCGACACGTCGCGACATGTGCGGGGGCGATCCTGGTGGTCCTCGGCCTGCTCCCGAAAATGGCCGCGATCATCGAGGGCATCCCCCAGCCCG
Encoded proteins:
- a CDS encoding NUDIX domain-containing protein, coding for MAARIPQLSAGLLIHRNTALGVEVLLAHPGGPLWARKDDGAWSIPKGLVEDGEELLVAARREFAEEIGQTAPDGEVIELGEVRLKSGKRVVAFGIDGDLDVSVVTSNTFEMPWPPRSGKTHAFPEIDRAEWFSPDDARRKLNPAQVAFIDRLLERHSPNP
- a CDS encoding nucleobase:cation symporter-2 family protein, with amino-acid sequence MTVLDTIKRGRDADHPVDDIPPLTKLFPLGLQHVMAMYAGAVAVPLIVGGAMVGAGQMRSDEIVHLITADLFVAGIATLLQAVGFWRFGVRLPLMQGVTFAAVGPMITIGLNHGITAIYGSVIACGVFMILVAPIVGRLIRFFPPLVTGTIILIIGVSLMSVAAGWFGGGTNKGEDFGAPKSIAFGFGTLLLIILLERFAPAAIKRVSVLVGLVLGTLISIPFGMTDWSGVGQSSWIAVPQPFYFGVPSFDVSSIIAMIIVALVIMTETTGDIVAVGEIVDKKITPRKLADGMRADGVGTVLGGIFNTFPYTAFAQNVGLVAITGVKTRHVATCAGAILVVLGLLPKMAAIIEGIPQPVLGGAGVALFGMVAASGVRTLTRVKFNNTNILVVAISVGAAMLSEASLSYTNDNGETVSLDLYHQFPDWFQTIFHSGISAGAITAILLNLLLNWRSTSPDPVDYHNTGEIEVVDADGLSGSDAPRYGAFDPRDALAAADPDTDPATLRVLAEHDTGLHRFIVTNPSAPQELCEWIRAQGDPKVTALLDRWDDKTGGKFSARDTGTPAT